A single region of the Biomaibacter acetigenes genome encodes:
- a CDS encoding glycosyl hydrolase family 18 protein → MSLNSVSVYSGGKPVLVIENKVFESIQPFIMENGHVLISYNIIKENLDPYIFWDPGENKVTITTYNKTVRLKTDSLTAMINTKPVEISFPVKVLDEPYIPIRLLEELYGISVKVLSEHNRVIIDKQHPVRKMAGIRGREIAVKLSPSWFSPTVEKMKQGQKLIVYGNEKGWYQVRTEDGVVGFVPGKKLEVFEMNFELKKAPEQFKWNPGRGKLNMVWDYIRSSTPDMRREKAPKGLDIISPTWFSITDGRGTIESKADISYIEWAHKNNLAVWALIDNSFDPDITHEFLESSETRETIIRQILMYAELFHLDGINIDFENIKLEDKRLLVQFMRELVPIMHEAGITVSQDITVKSQSANWSLCYDRKELGKTVDYLILMAYDEHWASSPESGSVASIGWVERGIKSLLEDVPPEKVILGLPFYTREWEETPGSDGTPVVKSKALSMAQARETLKKNKARMSWDETSGQNFAYYTKGDSVYKIWLEDERSIKLKTSLVKKYNLAGTAAWRKGFEEPAIWDVIFEVLKSPGKI, encoded by the coding sequence ATGAGCCTTAATTCAGTTTCGGTATATTCCGGGGGAAAGCCCGTCCTGGTTATAGAAAATAAGGTTTTCGAAAGTATCCAACCATTTATCATGGAAAACGGACATGTCCTGATTTCATATAATATTATAAAGGAAAATCTTGATCCCTATATTTTCTGGGACCCGGGAGAAAACAAGGTCACCATCACCACATATAACAAGACGGTCCGCCTGAAGACCGACAGCCTCACGGCCATGATAAACACAAAACCTGTAGAGATCTCATTTCCGGTAAAAGTACTGGATGAGCCGTACATACCTATAAGGCTTCTGGAAGAACTCTATGGAATAAGTGTCAAAGTATTATCCGAGCACAACAGGGTTATTATCGATAAACAACACCCCGTCAGGAAAATGGCCGGGATTCGAGGGCGGGAAATTGCAGTTAAACTTTCCCCGTCATGGTTTTCCCCGACGGTGGAGAAAATGAAACAAGGCCAAAAGCTTATTGTTTACGGCAATGAAAAAGGATGGTACCAGGTGAGGACCGAAGATGGTGTGGTAGGTTTTGTGCCCGGGAAAAAATTGGAGGTTTTTGAAATGAATTTCGAGCTGAAAAAAGCTCCTGAACAGTTTAAGTGGAATCCCGGCCGTGGAAAGCTCAATATGGTGTGGGACTACATTCGCAGTAGCACTCCCGATATGCGTCGGGAAAAAGCTCCTAAGGGCCTCGATATAATTTCCCCCACCTGGTTTTCTATCACCGATGGCAGGGGCACCATCGAAAGCAAGGCCGATATATCATATATAGAATGGGCCCACAAGAATAACCTGGCGGTATGGGCTCTGATTGACAACAGTTTTGATCCGGACATAACCCATGAATTTTTAGAAAGCTCCGAAACACGGGAAACCATCATCCGCCAGATTCTCATGTATGCCGAGCTGTTTCATTTGGATGGCATAAATATAGATTTTGAAAACATCAAGCTGGAGGATAAACGCCTTCTGGTGCAGTTCATGCGGGAGCTTGTACCTATAATGCATGAAGCCGGCATCACCGTATCCCAGGATATCACCGTAAAATCCCAGAGCGCCAACTGGTCTTTGTGCTATGACCGTAAAGAACTCGGGAAAACCGTGGACTATCTGATTTTAATGGCATATGACGAACACTGGGCCAGCAGCCCCGAAAGCGGTTCGGTGGCTTCCATAGGCTGGGTGGAGCGTGGAATAAAGTCACTTCTGGAAGATGTTCCTCCCGAAAAAGTGATTCTTGGCTTGCCTTTCTATACCCGGGAATGGGAAGAAACCCCGGGGTCTGACGGAACACCCGTGGTAAAATCTAAAGCTCTTTCCATGGCTCAGGCCCGGGAAACTCTGAAAAAAAATAAAGCCCGAATGTCATGGGATGAAACTTCCGGACAGAATTTTGCCTATTATACTAAGGGAGATTCAGTTTACAAAATCTGGCTTGAAGATGAAAGATCCATCAAGCTCAAGACTTCACTTGTAAAGAAATATAATCTTGCGGGGACAGCCGCCTGGAGAAAGGGCTTTGAGGAACCCGCCATATGGGATGTGATTTTTGAAGTTTTAAAAAGCCCGGGCAAGATTTAA
- a CDS encoding sensor domain-containing diguanylate cyclase — protein sequence MLSVKKYAWLVAGLGLGLLFTFIGIYGFTMQQSWEHFLTFLILMMISELHAININQSYLTMEFGFVYASVLIFGPIPAAVMKFLSTLITQGYLRRRYEFKEKFRLIFFNIGQYMISFFGAIGSYFLAVKIFAGNGTIYTALARGVAILVYFFLNNLMVEAYIYLDRNKKPFLKLGQSLINDATTYIIAVPAGIIMSETYNRLGLYAIFLVFVPYIIIVYIYRLYMNLIATNRELRALYDVAATMTSTLDIDEVLEIVLVSIENLAPWDTACLYIYRQNALVPAVYDGFCDSKFRDVRIKPGEGITGSSLLKGKGEIVNNCQKDPRFFHVVGLPQDTKSMMVVPLISGSELIGAISLTSSKNFVYTQKHLTLMSILASQAAVAISNARLFDRTAQMAITDGLTKLYNYRYIYDELERQVNRVKYKGGFFSLIIIDVDHFKTINDMYGHLIGDEILQNLAKVLKDNVREKDVVGRYGGEEFVIILPDISSVEAAGIAERIRQVVEKTELSRTVSGKSLYITVSAGVASYPDDALSVDDLVRKADNALLFGAKQDGRNKVVQFKKNLK from the coding sequence ATGCTTTCTGTAAAAAAATATGCCTGGTTAGTGGCAGGGCTTGGTCTCGGGCTATTATTTACATTTATCGGAATTTACGGTTTTACAATGCAGCAATCATGGGAACACTTCCTGACATTTCTGATACTTATGATGATATCGGAGCTTCATGCAATAAATATTAATCAGAGCTATTTAACAATGGAATTCGGATTCGTATATGCTTCTGTGTTAATTTTTGGTCCCATTCCTGCCGCTGTCATGAAGTTTTTGAGCACCCTTATTACCCAGGGCTACCTGCGCAGGAGGTATGAATTCAAGGAAAAATTTCGCCTCATATTTTTTAATATAGGGCAGTACATGATAAGTTTTTTTGGAGCGATCGGTTCTTATTTCCTTGCGGTTAAAATCTTTGCGGGCAATGGTACAATTTATACTGCTTTAGCCCGAGGTGTAGCAATACTGGTATATTTTTTTTTGAATAATCTTATGGTGGAAGCTTACATATACCTGGACAGGAATAAGAAGCCCTTTTTAAAACTGGGGCAGTCTTTAATAAATGATGCCACAACCTATATAATAGCGGTACCGGCAGGTATAATCATGTCGGAAACCTATAATCGTCTTGGCCTTTACGCCATATTTCTTGTTTTTGTTCCTTACATAATAATTGTGTATATTTACAGATTATACATGAACCTCATAGCCACCAACCGGGAACTTCGTGCCCTTTATGATGTAGCAGCTACCATGACATCCACCCTGGACATAGATGAAGTACTGGAAATTGTGCTGGTATCCATAGAAAATCTGGCCCCCTGGGACACGGCATGCTTGTATATATACCGGCAGAATGCTCTGGTGCCTGCGGTGTATGACGGTTTCTGTGACAGCAAGTTTAGAGATGTAAGGATAAAACCGGGAGAAGGAATCACTGGTTCCAGTCTTTTAAAGGGGAAGGGTGAAATTGTAAATAATTGTCAAAAAGACCCCAGATTTTTTCATGTTGTAGGCCTGCCCCAAGATACCAAGTCCATGATGGTCGTTCCCCTGATAAGCGGCAGCGAACTCATAGGGGCCATTTCCCTTACCAGTTCGAAAAACTTTGTTTATACACAGAAACACCTCACCTTGATGAGCATTCTGGCAAGCCAGGCGGCTGTGGCCATTTCCAATGCCAGACTTTTCGACAGGACGGCCCAGATGGCCATCACCGACGGCCTGACAAAACTATATAATTACCGCTACATTTATGATGAACTGGAGCGCCAGGTTAACAGGGTAAAATACAAGGGCGGCTTTTTCAGCCTCATTATCATAGATGTGGACCATTTTAAAACCATTAATGACATGTACGGCCACTTGATAGGCGATGAAATTTTACAGAATTTAGCAAAAGTCTTAAAAGACAATGTGCGTGAAAAAGATGTGGTAGGACGCTATGGCGGTGAAGAATTTGTCATCATACTGCCGGATATATCGTCAGTGGAAGCTGCGGGCATCGCCGAAAGGATAAGGCAAGTGGTGGAAAAAACCGAACTTTCCAGAACCGTTTCAGGCAAAAGTCTATACATTACGGTGAGCGCCGGTGTGGCATCCTATCCTGACGATGCCCTTTCGGTGGATGACCTGGTGAGGAAAGCAGACAATGCACTCTTGTTTGGGGCCAAGCAGGATGGTAGAAACAAGGTTGTTCAGTTTAAAAAAAATTTGAAATAA
- a CDS encoding glycosyltransferase → MPFDIKFIFMTVLAVFGVLYVFQSLIMVFFHKNPEIKHETVIIVKNAQERIEGIVRNFYRHYLNHSDELWIVDGGSSDQTTEILEKLSLTFPGLKVLMLPDLPSKACMQEVLKYIDKPVILFIDLVAYPEHIDDIFFQGQKSVEMGLKNYKN, encoded by the coding sequence GTGCCTTTCGACATTAAATTCATCTTTATGACGGTACTTGCCGTGTTCGGAGTGTTATATGTGTTTCAGAGTTTAATCATGGTATTTTTTCACAAAAACCCCGAAATAAAACACGAAACAGTGATTATCGTCAAAAACGCCCAGGAAAGAATAGAAGGCATTGTCAGGAACTTTTACCGACACTACCTCAATCACTCGGATGAACTCTGGATTGTTGATGGTGGTTCTTCAGACCAGACAACAGAGATCCTTGAAAAACTTTCACTAACTTTTCCGGGATTGAAGGTGTTGATGCTTCCGGATTTGCCTTCAAAAGCATGTATGCAGGAAGTATTGAAATATATTGATAAACCGGTGATACTCTTCATTGATTTAGTTGCATATCCCGAACACATTGATGACATTTTTTTTCAAGGACAGAAAAGTGTCGAAATGGGTCTAAAAAACTATAAAAATTAG
- a CDS encoding response regulator, which produces MNKISVVLADDHVLVRKGLKKILEMEEDIEVVGEASDGPSAVQEIKAKKPRVVLLDINMPQMNGIEVTKILKKDRVDTKIIILTIYDDREYLLELIKMGVSGYILKDIDPKGLIDAVRSVNRGETYIQPNLTRALIAEYNRITQPIAGARKPLTAREKEVMAYIADGMNNNEIANKLGISEKTVKNHVSSILRKLDLQDRTQVAVFALKNKLV; this is translated from the coding sequence ATGAACAAGATATCAGTGGTTCTGGCTGATGACCATGTGCTGGTACGCAAGGGTCTTAAAAAAATACTGGAGATGGAGGAAGATATCGAAGTAGTAGGAGAGGCTTCGGATGGTCCCTCTGCCGTTCAAGAGATAAAGGCAAAAAAACCCCGGGTGGTTCTGCTGGATATCAATATGCCGCAGATGAACGGCATAGAAGTCACAAAAATATTAAAGAAGGATCGAGTGGACACAAAGATAATAATCCTTACAATCTATGACGACCGGGAATATCTTCTGGAGCTCATCAAGATGGGAGTATCGGGATACATACTTAAGGATATAGACCCTAAGGGCTTGATAGATGCCGTAAGGTCTGTCAACCGCGGGGAAACCTACATTCAGCCCAACCTTACCCGGGCGCTGATAGCCGAATACAACCGCATAACCCAACCCATAGCCGGCGCCAGGAAACCGCTCACAGCCAGGGAAAAGGAAGTCATGGCATACATAGCCGACGGCATGAACAACAACGAGATTGCAAACAAGCTCGGCATCAGTGAAAAAACCGTCAAAAACCATGTGAGTAGTATTTTGAGAAAATTAGACCTTCAGGACAGAACTCAGGTGGCAGTTTTCGCACTTAAAAACAAGCTGGTATAG
- a CDS encoding sensor histidine kinase, whose protein sequence is MKKNRLEIFYLNKIIDSTIEAVEKGQKEIFNIAEHSKRECERLEKELLQVKQRAKETIERVDALEKQEKAVRFKLMMVSRDFKKYSEHDIKNAYEEARDIQIKLSLEKEREAQLREKRDDLERNYKSMMTILNQAEHLTMQVGVALSFLKGNLEDISDQLTDAAQKRNFASQIIKAQEEERRRVARDIHDGPAQTMANIIIQAEICEKLFEKDIDRAKRELKELKEIVRGSLKELRKIIFNLRPSALDDLGLEAVVRRSCSEFQEDTGINTDFKIFGDKMRMDSSIEVTLFRIIQEALSNIKKHAGAKNAVIKLETGKGLINLIIADDGSGFELNTRTDDSEMQDHFGLMSIKERTELLNGSLNIESAPGKGTKIFITIPVKGK, encoded by the coding sequence CTGAAAAAAAACCGGCTGGAAATATTTTACCTCAATAAAATTATTGACTCTACTATAGAGGCGGTGGAAAAAGGCCAGAAGGAAATTTTCAACATAGCGGAGCACTCAAAGCGCGAATGTGAACGTCTTGAAAAAGAACTGCTCCAGGTAAAACAGAGGGCAAAAGAGACCATAGAAAGGGTCGATGCTCTGGAAAAGCAGGAAAAAGCAGTGAGATTCAAGCTCATGATGGTAAGCCGGGATTTTAAGAAATATAGTGAACATGACATAAAAAACGCTTACGAAGAAGCCAGGGATATTCAGATAAAGCTATCTCTCGAAAAGGAAAGGGAGGCCCAGCTTAGAGAAAAAAGAGACGACCTGGAAAGAAATTATAAAAGCATGATGACCATCCTGAACCAGGCCGAGCATCTCACAATGCAGGTGGGGGTCGCCCTGAGCTTTCTCAAGGGCAATCTGGAGGATATCTCAGATCAGCTTACTGATGCGGCCCAAAAGCGTAACTTTGCATCCCAGATCATTAAAGCCCAGGAAGAGGAACGAAGGCGGGTAGCCAGGGATATCCACGACGGTCCGGCCCAAACCATGGCAAATATTATAATCCAGGCAGAGATATGCGAAAAACTCTTTGAAAAAGACATAGACAGGGCAAAACGGGAACTTAAAGAGTTGAAAGAGATTGTAAGGGGTTCCCTCAAGGAACTGCGCAAGATTATATTTAATCTAAGACCTTCAGCCCTGGATGACCTGGGACTCGAGGCAGTGGTAAGACGTTCATGCTCCGAATTCCAGGAAGACACCGGAATAAATACCGATTTCAAAATATTTGGCGATAAAATGAGGATGGACTCAAGCATAGAAGTCACACTGTTCAGGATAATCCAGGAAGCCCTTTCAAACATAAAAAAACATGCCGGCGCAAAAAATGCGGTTATAAAACTTGAAACCGGGAAGGGCCTGATAAATCTCATTATAGCTGACGATGGCAGCGGGTTTGAATTAAATACCCGGACGGACGATTCCGAAATGCAGGACCACTTTGGGCTTATGAGCATAAAAGAACGCACTGAACTTTTAAATGGTTCACTAAACATAGAATCCGCTCCGGGCAAGGGTACGAAAATTTTTATTACAATTCCCGTAAAGGGAAAATAG
- the metK gene encoding methionine adenosyltransferase: MGKDFLFTSESVTEGHPDKICDQVSDAILDAIFEKDPYARVACETAVTTGLVMVMGEITTDCYVDIPKITRDTIREIGYTRAKFGFDCDTCAVITSIDEQSPDIAMGIDNAYELREDREAHDDLDRIGAGDQGMMFGFAVDETPELMPMPISLAHKLARRLSEVRKSKLLTYLRPDGKTQVTVQYVDSKPVRVDKIVVSAQHKSAVELSTLKADIIEHVIKKVVPEHLMDSATKIYVNPTGRFVVGGPHGDSGLTGRKIIVDTYGGYARHGGGAFSGKDPTKVDRSAAYAARYVAKNIVAAGLAKKCEVQVAYAIGVSHPVSIMVDTFGTGVISDEKIQKLIVENFDLRPGAIIRDLDLRRPIYKQVATYGHFGRSDLDLSWEKTDKAEILKKQASSL, translated from the coding sequence ATGGGAAAGGATTTCTTGTTTACTTCAGAGTCGGTTACAGAAGGTCATCCCGACAAGATATGCGACCAGGTTTCCGATGCCATACTGGATGCCATTTTCGAAAAAGACCCCTATGCACGGGTAGCTTGCGAGACCGCCGTCACTACGGGCCTTGTGATGGTTATGGGGGAAATAACCACAGACTGTTATGTGGATATACCCAAAATCACCCGGGACACCATAAGGGAAATAGGATACACCCGGGCAAAATTCGGATTTGACTGTGACACATGTGCTGTAATTACATCCATTGATGAACAATCTCCGGACATCGCCATGGGCATCGACAACGCCTATGAGCTAAGGGAAGACCGGGAAGCCCATGATGACCTGGACAGGATAGGAGCCGGCGACCAGGGTATGATGTTCGGCTTTGCGGTAGATGAAACGCCGGAGCTTATGCCAATGCCCATTTCCCTGGCCCACAAGCTTGCCAGGAGGCTGTCGGAAGTGCGAAAATCAAAATTGCTCACGTATCTGCGGCCCGATGGTAAAACCCAGGTAACGGTTCAATATGTGGATTCGAAGCCCGTGAGAGTGGACAAGATTGTGGTTTCTGCCCAGCATAAATCAGCGGTGGAACTGTCAACTCTTAAAGCTGATATCATCGAGCATGTGATAAAAAAAGTTGTGCCGGAACACCTCATGGACAGCGCCACCAAAATATATGTGAATCCTACCGGGAGGTTCGTGGTAGGAGGACCCCACGGGGATTCGGGGCTTACAGGCCGCAAAATAATAGTGGATACTTACGGCGGCTATGCCCGGCACGGAGGAGGAGCCTTTTCCGGCAAGGATCCCACAAAGGTGGACCGCTCTGCAGCATATGCTGCAAGATATGTAGCCAAGAATATCGTGGCCGCAGGCCTGGCAAAAAAATGTGAAGTCCAGGTGGCATATGCCATAGGAGTTTCACATCCTGTATCCATCATGGTCGACACTTTCGGTACCGGAGTCATATCCGATGAAAAAATCCAGAAACTTATTGTAGAAAACTTTGACCTGCGACCCGGAGCCATTATCAGAGACCTGGACCTGAGAAGGCCCATATACAAGCAGGTGGCAACTTACGGCCACTTTGGAAGGTCCGACCTGGATCTTTCCTGGGAAAAAACCGATAAAGCTGAAATTTTGAAGAAACAAGCCAGCAGCCTGTAA
- a CDS encoding HEAT repeat domain-containing protein: MQKRTPKKASKVDYRLLYKRKIVDFLESLKDKEYTVWQMNESMKKLFSMGEQVVQVCLAKLRENDEVLAPVVCYALEFADNYDVVAPLMDILIMPDISDKVKARILTVLSHYGVDAGELPLNMIMKDFDRVASESLTEMLEDIDKDYFLILYILDDMEEFPPDMKLSYVKDIGDLKDERAVKLLEIIASMDDIPLAQEAIKALGKIKSGKSLFALSRLANLINDDCTRRIVEKEIQRLKFSGVQMEIPPSPVKLANPVKIIVSSIDGLGSRALWIAWKNPLKTRKLTSMNLLLNADTGIKDCWGVPQISTREFNSSIKDLSKTTLIAECNMEYAITLIRDALHLNQEKGIEIPYQFFFWKHLLEQNYNLKPKVYKPSFEKYDMEEILNNQEHFKKTFDLFNYRLFDDWFIAEPRVYDYADENRSRKGYIIKKMTQQRAEKLFSKFTQELIEPQIHVIKRMMELSADFLDRAGQKELAKVALSALLHMNIRPLYYHPFIQRMIIESIRVALNNMKNGFDMRVNPDAFE, from the coding sequence ATGCAAAAAAGAACCCCTAAAAAAGCTTCTAAAGTCGATTACCGGCTTTTATATAAAAGAAAAATAGTGGATTTTTTGGAATCTTTAAAGGACAAAGAATACACCGTCTGGCAGATGAACGAATCCATGAAGAAACTTTTCAGCATGGGGGAACAGGTGGTGCAGGTATGCCTTGCCAAACTCAGGGAAAATGATGAGGTGCTGGCTCCTGTAGTCTGTTACGCTCTGGAGTTTGCAGATAATTACGATGTGGTTGCCCCATTGATGGATATTCTGATCATGCCGGATATTTCAGACAAGGTAAAGGCAAGAATACTTACGGTGCTGTCCCATTACGGTGTAGATGCAGGAGAACTGCCCCTGAACATGATAATGAAAGATTTTGACAGGGTTGCTTCCGAATCTCTCACAGAGATGCTGGAGGACATAGACAAAGATTATTTCCTGATTCTATATATCCTTGACGATATGGAAGAATTTCCGCCCGATATGAAACTGTCGTATGTAAAAGACATCGGTGACCTCAAAGATGAGAGGGCAGTGAAACTACTGGAAATCATCGCCTCGATGGATGATATTCCCCTGGCCCAGGAGGCCATAAAAGCTCTTGGAAAGATAAAATCCGGCAAATCCCTTTTTGCCCTTAGCAGATTAGCCAATCTTATAAATGATGACTGCACCCGAAGAATCGTTGAAAAAGAGATTCAAAGGTTGAAATTCAGCGGTGTGCAGATGGAGATACCCCCTTCTCCGGTTAAGCTTGCAAATCCTGTAAAAATAATTGTTTCTTCTATAGATGGTCTTGGAAGCCGGGCACTGTGGATTGCCTGGAAAAACCCTTTAAAAACCCGGAAGCTCACTTCCATGAACCTATTGCTCAATGCCGACACGGGAATAAAAGACTGCTGGGGGGTGCCGCAGATAAGCACAAGGGAATTCAACTCCTCGATTAAAGACCTTTCCAAAACCACCCTCATAGCAGAATGCAATATGGAATATGCAATTACGCTGATAAGGGATGCGCTTCATCTCAATCAGGAAAAGGGCATTGAAATACCGTACCAGTTTTTTTTCTGGAAGCATCTGCTGGAACAAAATTATAACCTGAAGCCTAAAGTATACAAACCATCCTTTGAAAAATATGATATGGAAGAAATCTTAAATAACCAGGAACACTTTAAAAAGACCTTTGACCTGTTCAATTACCGGCTTTTCGACGACTGGTTCATAGCGGAGCCCAGGGTTTACGATTATGCCGATGAAAACAGGTCAAGAAAAGGCTATATAATTAAAAAAATGACCCAGCAGAGGGCAGAAAAGCTGTTTTCAAAATTTACGCAGGAATTAATCGAGCCCCAAATCCATGTGATTAAAAGAATGATGGAGCTGTCGGCAGATTTTCTTGACCGAGCCGGTCAAAAAGAGCTGGCAAAGGTGGCTCTTTCGGCGCTGCTTCATATGAATATAAGACCCCTTTATTACCATCCCTTCATACAGAGGATGATTATTGAGAGTATCAGGGTAGCCCTGAACAACATGAAAAATGGCTTTGATATGAGAGTAAATCCTGATGCCTTTGAATGA
- a CDS encoding class II aldolase/adducin family protein, with amino-acid sequence MLLKLKQMVVEYGEKIVKEGLVVATWGNLSAREEDEKVFVITPSGMNYTVLEPEDIVAVDFTGNPVGPGRKSSVETPMHAAIYRARPDVKAIIHTHSINASACAAARVEIPCIMEDMASMVGGPVKVAEYAPTGTQKLADNVLAALEDRNAVILANHGVVTVGRCLEEAFKLSLMVEKTAEIFIKSRILGQPYSLDRDEVCHLRDFYRSCYGQNMEK; translated from the coding sequence ATGTTACTCAAGCTTAAACAGATGGTAGTCGAATACGGAGAAAAGATTGTGAAAGAAGGCCTGGTTGTAGCCACCTGGGGGAACCTGAGTGCCAGAGAAGAGGACGAGAAAGTATTTGTTATCACCCCCAGCGGAATGAATTATACAGTGCTGGAGCCGGAAGACATTGTCGCAGTGGATTTTACCGGAAATCCCGTCGGTCCCGGCAGAAAGTCTTCGGTAGAAACACCAATGCATGCGGCCATATACAGGGCAAGACCGGATGTAAAGGCCATTATTCATACTCACAGCATCAACGCCAGCGCCTGCGCGGCAGCCAGGGTAGAAATACCTTGCATCATGGAAGATATGGCATCTATGGTGGGCGGGCCGGTAAAGGTGGCCGAATACGCCCCTACAGGCACCCAGAAGCTGGCCGATAATGTACTTGCCGCCCTTGAAGATAGAAATGCCGTGATACTTGCCAACCATGGAGTGGTGACTGTTGGCAGGTGCCTTGAGGAAGCCTTTAAACTGAGCCTTATGGTGGAAAAAACAGCGGAGATATTTATTAAGTCCAGGATATTAGGTCAGCCTTATTCCCTGGACAGGGACGAAGTATGCCATTTGAGAGACTTTTACAGAAGCTGTTACGGTCAGAATATGGAAAAATAG
- a CDS encoding S-methyl-5'-thioadenosine phosphorylase, protein MEYKADVGVFGGSGFYSFLDDVREITVETPYGPPSDKIALAKIGEKTVAFLPRHGKGHTLPPHMINYRANIYAMKQLGVTRILGPCASGSLQPHVKPGDFVICDQFVNRTWGRKDTFYDGPITTHIGGAEPYCPELRKIAIETAREKGLPVHERGTMVVIQGPRFSTKAESREFSSHGWEVINMTQYPEVVLAREMEICYANITLITDYDVGLEGNPDIQPVSHEMVLKVFNENIGKLKDLLYDIIRRIPEKRNCRCGEELKSARMA, encoded by the coding sequence ATGGAATATAAAGCCGATGTCGGCGTCTTCGGAGGATCAGGTTTTTATTCCTTCCTGGATGACGTCAGGGAGATAACTGTGGAGACCCCCTATGGGCCGCCCAGTGATAAGATAGCCCTAGCAAAGATAGGTGAAAAGACAGTGGCATTTTTGCCGAGGCACGGCAAGGGCCATACTCTTCCGCCCCATATGATAAACTACAGGGCAAATATATATGCCATGAAGCAACTGGGGGTAACAAGGATACTGGGGCCCTGCGCATCCGGCAGCCTTCAACCCCATGTAAAGCCCGGGGATTTTGTAATCTGCGACCAGTTTGTAAACCGCACCTGGGGACGGAAGGACACCTTTTACGATGGTCCCATCACCACCCATATCGGTGGTGCCGAACCCTATTGCCCGGAGCTCCGCAAAATCGCCATCGAAACAGCCAGGGAAAAGGGCCTGCCGGTGCATGAAAGGGGGACCATGGTAGTGATTCAGGGGCCGCGGTTTTCTACAAAAGCGGAAAGCCGGGAATTTTCCAGCCACGGTTGGGAAGTCATAAACATGACTCAGTACCCCGAAGTGGTTCTCGCCCGGGAAATGGAAATTTGCTATGCTAACATTACCCTCATCACCGACTATGATGTGGGTCTGGAAGGAAATCCGGATATACAGCCTGTGAGCCATGAAATGGTCTTGAAGGTATTTAATGAAAACATAGGCAAGCTAAAAGACCTGCTTTATGATATAATAAGACGTATTCCGGAAAAAAGGAACTGCCGGTGCGGCGAGGAACTAAAGAGTGCAAGGATGGCATAA
- a CDS encoding arginase family protein: protein MGLTKVNVIKSHSSLGFQKDLIKRATSVVDLSNMRGVRFCAEMKDFLNLKKNLCNLEPGISFLGAGDFHHLSLHFLDKLFLTPQLLLFDHHSDMMESPPGTISCGSWVRLAIREHRIKKCIVVGVNPRDEAFTGQKTGLNASFFPADLPHEHKVAGVMKEIFDSPEPVYISIDKDVLLFGEAFTNWDQGSMKLDELLDFLSIIKKAAKIVGADICGEWPAPADEIFHSMEDRKNIMKNQEANLKILNALEKIFAHQQKNSVK from the coding sequence ATGGGTTTGACAAAGGTAAATGTTATAAAGAGCCACAGCAGTCTCGGCTTCCAGAAGGATTTGATTAAAAGAGCCACATCGGTAGTAGACCTGAGCAATATGAGAGGGGTGAGGTTCTGCGCGGAAATGAAGGACTTTTTAAATCTAAAAAAAAATTTGTGCAATCTTGAACCTGGAATCTCATTTCTGGGGGCAGGGGATTTTCATCATCTCAGCCTGCATTTTTTAGATAAACTATTTCTTACACCACAACTTCTGCTTTTCGACCATCATTCGGATATGATGGAGTCTCCCCCGGGAACCATCAGCTGCGGTTCATGGGTTAGACTGGCTATCCGGGAACATAGGATTAAAAAATGTATTGTGGTAGGCGTGAATCCTCGAGACGAAGCTTTTACCGGTCAAAAAACTGGATTAAACGCCTCTTTTTTCCCGGCAGACCTTCCCCATGAACATAAGGTGGCGGGAGTAATGAAGGAAATTTTTGATTCCCCCGAACCGGTGTATATAAGCATAGACAAAGATGTGCTTTTATTCGGAGAGGCTTTTACCAACTGGGATCAAGGGTCCATGAAACTGGATGAGCTTCTGGATTTTTTGAGCATAATAAAAAAAGCCGCAAAGATTGTAGGTGCTGATATCTGCGGAGAATGGCCCGCCCCGGCAGATGAGATTTTCCACAGCATGGAAGACAGAAAAAATATTATGAAAAACCAGGAGGCAAATTTAAAAATTTTAAATGCCCTCGAAAAGATATTTGCCCATCAGCAAAAAAATAGTGTAAAATAA